One Setaria viridis chromosome 5, Setaria_viridis_v4.0, whole genome shotgun sequence genomic region harbors:
- the LOC117858140 gene encoding NADH dehydrogenase [ubiquinone] iron-sulfur protein 3, with protein sequence MDNQSIFQYSWEILPKKWVHKMKRSEHGNRSYTNTDYPFPLLCFLKWHTYTRVQVSIDICGVDHPSRKRRFEVVHNLLSTRYNSRIRVQTSADEVTRISPVVSLFPSAGRWEREVWDMSGVSSINHPDLRRISTDYGFEGHPLRKDFPLSGYVEVRYDDPEKRVVSEPIEMTQEFRYFDFASPWEQRSDG encoded by the coding sequence ATGGATAACcaatccattttccaatataGTTGGGAGATTTTACCCAAGAAATGGGTACATAAAATGAAAAGATCGGAACATGGGAATAGATCTTATACCAATACTGACTACCCATTTCCATTGTTGTGCTTTCTAAAATGGCATACCTATACAAGGGTTCAAGTTTCGATCGATATTTGCGGAGTGGATCATCCCTCTCGAAAACGAAGATTTGAAGTTGTCCATAATTTACTGAGTACTCGGTATAACTCACGCATTCGTGTACAAACAAGTGCGGACGAAGTAACACGAATATCTCCGGTAGTCAGTCTATTTCCATCAGCCGGCCGGTGGGAGCGAGAAGTATGGGATATGTCTGGTGTTTCTTCCATCAATCATCCGGATTTACGCCGTATATCAACTGATTATGGTTTCGAGGGTCATCCATTACGAAAAGACTTTCCTCTGAGTGGATATGTGGAAGTACGCTATGATGATCCAGAGAAACGTGTGGTTTCTGAACCCATTGAGATGACCCAAGAATTTCGCTATTTCGATTTTGCTAGTCCTTGGGAACAGCGTAGCGACGGATAA